A region from the Drosophila bipectinata strain 14024-0381.07 chromosome 3R, DbipHiC1v2, whole genome shotgun sequence genome encodes:
- the CROT gene encoding peroxisomal carnitine O-octanoyltransferase, whose translation MDRASLYFMSKDDKNTFDFDETLPPLPLPELEDTLERYYACIKPFGTPDELAQARKTIEEFKNGVGAQLHQQLKQRAATMKNWLGTWWEDYAYHLTRLPLLPYQLMSMAAQLEMVGVPETPEYMLKSLARHIHHTLEFWDLTRKSSIKPLSSNGGKIKYSSALYKRFFSTCRVPGIEQDHIEKHFLTKDEGKTPSHILISGKGRQFIFDCVHEDDTILTAPEILVVMQRLRSILDYEPEGACVPTLSHDDRTAWAHNRNRLREISEANKETLLLVESASMEVCWYEQSPKDYEESSQLGLFGDLHSRWADRSSSVIAFRNGKFNWTGEHSCYDGTVSISYATFMQLSHMEEAEPDWSQADGSKVVEIKELQFQLDDKLKSEIQRVRKEIDDRGIDVTVTFTVFDDYGKDFMKTHRLHPDSFAQVVMQWAYYQMHKEIAPTYETALMRQYYDGRTETLRSCTAAVADFLKASSNKQVGELALARAFRAAVDEHKHFMNEARKGHGIDRHLFGLWCVAYENKMEIPAFYDDPLYTKSGGGGNFVLSTSTLGFTANVGYVAPMLFDGYGVFYSITSEAIFINTTAYRDSIKTSARKFNDIFKDSFRRISVLLEQLAKESKL comes from the exons ATGGATCGGGCGAGCCTATATTTTATGAGTAAGGATGATAAAAATACGTTTGATTTTGACGAGACTCTGCCGCCGTTGCCTCTGCCGGAACTAGAAGACACCTTGGAGAGGTACTATGCCTGTATTAAGCCATTTGGAACGCCAGATGAGTTGGCCCAGGCACGAAAGACCATCGAGGAGTTCAAGAACGGTGTGGGTGCTCAGTTGCACCAGCAACTCAAGCAACGGGCGGCCACCATGAAGAACTGGCTGGGAACCTGGTGGGAGGATTATGCCTACCACCTGACCCGGCTGCCCCTTCTTCCCTACCAACTGATGTCAATGGCGGCCCAGTTGGAGATGGTGGGAGTGCCCGAGACTCCCGAGTATATGCTAAAG AGCTTAGCCCGGCACATTCACCACACTCTGGAGTTCTGGGATCTGACGCGAAAGTCTAGCATTAAACCTCTATCCTCTAATGGGGGCAAGATCAAGTACTCCTCGGCGTTGTACAAGCGCTTCTTCTCAACATGCCGTGTTCCTGGAATCGAGCAGGACCACATTGAGAAACACTTCCTTACCAAAGACGAAGGCAAGACGCCATCGCACATTCTAATTTCCGGCAAGGGGCGACAGTTCATCTTCGACTGTGTCCACGAAGATGATACGATTCTTACTGCACCTGAGATTCTTGTGGTGATGCAGCGTCTGCGGAGCATCCTGGACTACGAGCCAGAAGGCGCCTGTGTCCCCACACTCAGCCACGACGATCGAACTGCTTGGGCGCATAATCGCAACCGCTTGAGGGAGATATCGGAGGCCAATAAGGAGACTTTGCTACTGGTGGAGAGCGCCAGCATGGAGGTTTGCTGGTACGAGCAGTCGCCAAAGGACTACGAGGAGTCCTCGCAGCTGGGTCTCTTTGGGGACTTGCACTCCCGCTGGGCGGATCGGAGCAGCAGCGTTATTGCCTTTAGAAACGGAAAGTTCAACTGGACGGGAGAGCACAGCTGCTACGACGGTACGGTGAGCATCAGCTATGCCACCTTCATGCAGCTCAGCCACATGGAAGAGGCAGAGCCGGACTGGTCACAAGCTGATGGCAGCAAAGTCGTGGAAATCAAGGAGCTGCAGTTCCAGCTGGACGACAAGCTAAAGAGCGAGATACAACGCGTCCGAAAGGAAATCGATGACAGG GGCATTGATGTAACAGTGACCTTTACGGTTTTCGATGACTACGGCAAGGACTTTATGAAAACCCACCGCCTGCATCCGGACTCCTTTGCTCAGGTGGTCATGCAGTGGGCCTACTACCAAATGCACAAAGA AATTGCTCCCACCTACGAGACCGCTCTGATGCGTCAGTACTATGATGGGCGAACGGAGACCCTCCGCTCTTGCACTGCAGCAGTAGCTGATTTCCTTAAGGCCTCATCCAACAAGCAGGTGGGAGAATTGGCTCTGGCCAGAGCTTTTCGAGCCGCTGTCGATGAACACAAGCACTTCATGAACGAGGCCCGAAAGGGACATGGCATAGACAGGCACCTCTTTGGCCTCTGGTGTGTGGCttacgaaaacaaaatggaaatTCCCGCCTTCTATGACGATCCTTTATACACTAAGAGTGGTGGCGGTGGTAACTTTGTGCTCTCCACCAGCACTCTCGGCTTCACCGCCAACGTGGGCTATGTGGCGCCCATGCTGTTTGATGGATACGGTGTCTTCTACTCCATAACATCAGAAGC GATCTTTATCAATACCACCGCATACCGGGATAGTATTAAAACCAGTGCCCGTAAATTCAACGACATTTTCAAGGATTCCTTCCGTCGCATCAGCGTCCTCTTGGAGCAGTTGGCCAAGGAGTCTAAGCTCTAA